CGCGCGGTGAAGGAGGCGAGGAGGCGGGACCGGGCGCTAGTGTTTCCCTCGCTCCCTATCTCTTCCTTGTCGAAGAAGAGCGCCGCGCAGGTCCTGCGAGGTCGCCCGAGGGAGCGAATCGCGGAAAGGGCGGCGAAGGCGCAAACGCGGTCGTCCTGCCCGTAGCCCAGCACGAGGGAGCGGTCAAGCCCCACCTCCCTCGATCTTCCGGCGGGGACGAGCTCGAGCTCTGCGCTCGCGAAGTCCTCCTCCATCATGCCGTATCTTCTGTGGAGAATATCAAGCACGAGCAGCTTTGTCCTGCTCTTCGCCTTTCTGTGACCGTCGATTGGATTGGTCGCCACAATCGCGTGCAGCTCCTCGCCCTTGAGCCCCTCCTCAAGGTGCCTCTTCGCCTGCGACTGCCTGTAGAGGTGCGGGGCGAGGTCCTCTATTGTGAAAACCGGGTCCCCTTCGTCCTCGCCGATGGAGACGTCGACCTCCCTCCCATCTTTCAGGACGACCCTCCCGTGGAGCGCGAGGGGAATCGTGGCCCACTGGTACTTCTTTATGCCCCCGTAGTAGTGGGTTCTGAAAAGAGCGATTCTGGTTTCCGACTCCTCGTGAAGGGGGTTCTGCTTCAGGTCGAGCCTCGGGGAGTCGATGTGAGAGGCGATGATGTTCAGGCCGCGCGAGGGCGGCTGCTCTCCGACAACAGCGAGCGCGGCGCACTTGTTCTTCCAGATAAAGTAGAGCCTCTCACCGGGACGCGCTGAGCGCGCCGAGTCAATTGGGGCGAAGCCGCTCTCCTGCG
This genomic window from Thermoplasmata archaeon contains:
- a CDS encoding aminopeptidase, whose amino-acid sequence is MLRKTRADGVEKLELKREPAWDHFSKKEKKAAEALSGEYRAFLDAAKTEREAVAAIRKFAQESGFAPIDSARSARPGERLYFIWKNKCAALAVVGEQPPSRGLNIIASHIDSPRLDLKQNPLHEESETRIALFRTHYYGGIKKYQWATIPLALHGRVVLKDGREVDVSIGEDEGDPVFTIEDLAPHLYRQSQAKRHLEEGLKGEELHAIVATNPIDGHRKAKSRTKLLVLDILHRRYGMMEEDFASAELELVPAGRSREVGLDRSLVLGYGQDDRVCAFAALSAIRSLGRPRRTCAALFFDKEEIGSEGNTSARSRLLASFTARLIELTEGDAPESALRRALERSSALSADTTSALDPIFKDAHEPSNAARLGFGVVLTKFTGSGGKYQSSDASAEYVGAIRRLLNAARIPWQSAELGKVDEGGGGTIAKFLAEHGMDVVDLGPCVLSLHAPMELTSKADLFCAVRAYTRFFEAFGEGR